In a genomic window of Occallatibacter riparius:
- a CDS encoding MFS transporter, whose amino-acid sequence MQQQTQEQQRWWLTRLDREARATLIATFAGWMLDGMDVMVYSFVLPALIVLWHMTKAQAGWLGTSALLVSSLGGWLAGLAADRWGRVRILQLTIVWFAVFTFLSGFTNSFEQLLVVRGLQGLGFGGEWAVGSVLIGERIRAEFRGRAVGTTQAGWAVGWAIAAVFYTIAFKLLPESYAWRAMFWVGLLPALLAIWIQRHVHEPEIFVRRPAVHPSHFLRIFSAPMVRTTLLASAVALGAQGGYYAVNTFLPLYLRARGLGVISTGAYLLIVIAGSFAGYLTSAHLTDRIGRRASLIVFAAGSFAAIAIYMVMPLGNAATLVLGFPLGFFPSGSFSPMGSFFTELFPTSLRGSGQGFSYNFGRAVGALFPTLVGYFSARMALGTAIAWFAGAAYAVMVAAVLMLPETRYRELAEIETVP is encoded by the coding sequence ATGCAACAGCAAACGCAAGAGCAGCAGAGATGGTGGTTGACGCGGCTGGATCGCGAGGCGCGGGCCACGCTGATTGCTACGTTTGCGGGCTGGATGCTGGATGGCATGGACGTGATGGTCTACAGCTTCGTGCTGCCGGCGCTGATTGTGCTGTGGCACATGACGAAGGCTCAGGCGGGATGGCTGGGGACATCGGCGCTGCTTGTCTCGTCGCTGGGTGGATGGCTGGCGGGGCTGGCTGCGGATCGCTGGGGGCGCGTGCGTATTCTGCAACTCACGATTGTGTGGTTTGCGGTGTTCACGTTTTTGAGCGGGTTTACCAACTCGTTCGAGCAACTGCTGGTGGTGCGCGGGTTGCAGGGGCTGGGGTTCGGCGGCGAATGGGCTGTGGGTTCGGTGCTGATCGGGGAGCGGATTCGCGCGGAATTTCGCGGGCGCGCGGTGGGAACCACGCAGGCTGGGTGGGCCGTGGGGTGGGCCATTGCAGCTGTGTTCTACACGATTGCGTTCAAGTTGCTGCCGGAGAGTTATGCGTGGCGCGCGATGTTCTGGGTGGGACTGCTGCCGGCGTTGCTGGCGATCTGGATTCAGCGGCATGTGCATGAGCCGGAGATTTTTGTGCGGCGACCTGCTGTGCACCCGTCTCATTTTCTGAGGATCTTTTCGGCGCCAATGGTTCGGACTACACTGCTTGCCTCGGCGGTGGCGTTGGGAGCGCAGGGCGGGTACTACGCGGTGAATACGTTTCTGCCGCTGTATCTGCGGGCGCGCGGGCTGGGTGTAATTTCGACGGGCGCGTATTTACTGATTGTGATTGCGGGATCGTTCGCGGGGTACTTGACGAGCGCGCATTTGACGGATCGGATTGGGCGGCGGGCATCGCTGATTGTGTTTGCGGCGGGGTCGTTTGCTGCGATTGCCATCTACATGGTGATGCCGTTGGGGAATGCTGCGACGCTGGTCCTCGGATTTCCGCTGGGGTTCTTTCCGTCAGGATCGTTCAGCCCGATGGGGAGTTTCTTCACGGAACTGTTTCCGACGTCGTTGCGCGGATCGGGGCAGGGGTTCAGCTATAACTTCGGGCGGGCGGTGGGGGCGCTGTTTCCGACGCTGGTGGGATATTTCAGCGCCCGGATGGCGCTGGGGACCGCGATTGCGTGGTTTGCAGGGGCGGCGTATGCGGTGATGGTGGCCGCGGTGTTGATGCTGCCGGAGACGCGCTACAGGGAACTAGCGGAAATTGAGACCGTGCCATAG
- a CDS encoding hydantoinase B/oxoprolinase family protein, with translation MKSVDPVELAIFQSSMHSIAEEMGAALRRTAISPNIKERRDYSCALFDAEERVIAMGDHMPVHLGAMPMSVKAAVDAVRMEEGDVAILNDPYAGGTHLPDITLVLPVFVGGGSKPAFYAAARAHHADVGGMYAGSMGPAQEIYQEGIRIPPVLLMRRGEMERGVLSLLLANVRTPEEREGDLAAQLGACRVGERRILEVVEKYGLAKVEELAGELVAYSERLMRAELRSMPAGTFVAEDFLDDDGVTDAPIRIAVKMTFDPEAGSVEIDFNGSSPQVRGAVNAVYPITWSACFYVLRCLLAEDAPATAGVMYPVTVKAPVGTIVNVVPPAAVAGGNVECSQRITDVLLRALAQAAPERVPAASYGTMSNLTIGGLDPRTGGPFAYYETVAGGMGARPNADGIDGVHCHMTNSLNTPVEALEYAYPFRVRRYGYRAGSGGKGKFRGGDGLVREIELLADSQVTMLADRRKFAPYGLAGGEEGAKGRAVWIKADGSEVELRGKGSVYAEKGDAVRVETPGGGGWGKAGNRE, from the coding sequence ATGAAGAGTGTTGATCCAGTAGAGCTGGCGATCTTTCAGAGCAGTATGCACTCGATTGCGGAGGAGATGGGTGCGGCGCTGCGGAGGACGGCGATCTCGCCAAATATCAAGGAGCGGCGGGATTATTCATGCGCGCTGTTTGACGCAGAAGAGCGCGTGATCGCAATGGGCGATCACATGCCGGTGCACCTGGGCGCGATGCCGATGAGTGTGAAGGCGGCGGTGGATGCGGTGCGGATGGAGGAAGGCGATGTCGCGATCCTGAACGATCCTTATGCGGGCGGGACGCATTTGCCGGATATCACGCTGGTGCTGCCGGTGTTTGTTGGCGGCGGAAGCAAGCCTGCCTTCTATGCGGCCGCGCGTGCACATCATGCGGATGTGGGCGGGATGTATGCGGGGTCGATGGGGCCGGCGCAGGAGATTTACCAGGAAGGAATTCGGATTCCTCCTGTGCTGCTGATGCGGCGCGGTGAGATGGAACGCGGGGTGCTGTCGCTGTTGCTGGCGAATGTGCGGACGCCGGAGGAGCGGGAAGGCGATTTGGCAGCGCAGCTTGGCGCGTGCCGCGTGGGTGAGAGACGGATTCTGGAAGTGGTGGAGAAGTACGGTCTCGCGAAGGTGGAGGAACTGGCAGGAGAACTTGTCGCTTATTCAGAGCGGCTGATGCGGGCGGAGTTGCGGTCCATGCCCGCTGGCACGTTCGTTGCGGAGGATTTTCTGGATGACGATGGGGTCACAGACGCACCGATCCGGATTGCGGTGAAGATGACGTTCGATCCGGAAGCGGGGTCGGTGGAGATTGATTTCAACGGATCGTCGCCGCAGGTGCGGGGAGCGGTGAATGCGGTGTATCCGATTACGTGGTCGGCGTGTTTTTATGTGCTGCGGTGTCTGCTGGCGGAGGATGCGCCGGCGACGGCGGGTGTGATGTATCCGGTGACGGTGAAGGCGCCGGTGGGGACGATTGTGAATGTGGTTCCTCCTGCGGCAGTGGCGGGCGGGAACGTGGAGTGCAGCCAGAGGATTACGGATGTGCTGTTGCGGGCGCTGGCGCAGGCTGCGCCGGAGCGGGTGCCGGCGGCGAGTTACGGGACGATGAGCAATCTGACGATTGGCGGGCTTGATCCGCGCACGGGTGGGCCGTTTGCGTACTACGAGACTGTTGCGGGCGGGATGGGGGCGCGGCCGAATGCCGACGGCATTGATGGTGTGCATTGCCACATGACGAATTCGCTGAATACGCCGGTGGAGGCGCTGGAGTATGCGTATCCGTTTCGCGTGAGGAGGTATGGATATCGTGCGGGGTCGGGAGGTAAAGGGAAGTTTCGCGGGGGCGATGGGCTGGTGCGGGAGATTGAGCTGCTGGCGGATTCGCAGGTGACTATGCTGGCCGATCGAAGGAAGTTTGCGCCGTATGGATTGGCGGGTGGCGAGGAAGGTGCGAAGGGGCGTGCGGTGTGGATCAAGGCGGATGGATCAGAAGTTGAGCTGCGCGGGAAGGGATCCGTCTATGCGGAAAAGGGGGACGCGGTGAGGGTGGAGACGCCGGGAGGAGGAGGATGGGGGAAGGCAGGGAATAGGGAATAG
- a CDS encoding hydantoinase/oxoprolinase family protein, with translation MVGESPGNAEAAMERVAIDTGGTFTDCVMLREGKLVALKVFSTPRDPGESVLNGLRELGVRGAVVVRHGTTVGTNAMLERKGARVAFVTTAGFEDTIAIGRQARAKLYDWFQPAPVCLVPAGLRFGVEERTSAEGERLRVPSKEQLKRLVERVRAAGVDAIALSLLFSFANDANERTVAAALDGLGLPLSLSHKILPEFREYERGSTVVANAYLAPLVGRYLGKLAGAIEGEASSCAISWSRLGSRLEVMQSSGGIISARVAAEEPVRTVLSGPAGGVVGAYKLASAAGFERIIGFDMGGTSTDVCLVDAGAGGLRISNESVVSGVPLGVPMLDIHTAGAGGGSLARFDAGGMLRVGPESAGAMPGPICYGRGELPTVTDANLILGRLDTESFLGGAVKLDLERTRHFMEQAKGPLASVEAFAAGILRVIETEMAKAIRVISIERGFDPRDFALVAFGGGGPVHACALARALRVPRVLVPMLPGALSAVGILLADTMREYSRTVMLPLGAEIDAVFTEMERGGREEFEREGLEGVSQRSCDLRYRGQGYELNVPFGKSMAEEFHRLHERRYGFASAERPVEIVNVRVRMVAPAPAFEQMREKVHEGDGGHALVSTRDVYFEGEWVATGVYDRERLRAGDVFVGPAIVTEYSSATVVPRGDVLRVDELRNLVIEVRA, from the coding sequence TTGGTAGGGGAGTCACCAGGGAACGCAGAGGCGGCGATGGAGCGCGTGGCGATTGATACGGGCGGGACGTTTACCGACTGCGTGATGCTGCGCGAGGGGAAGCTGGTGGCGCTGAAGGTGTTTTCGACGCCGCGGGATCCGGGCGAGTCGGTGCTGAACGGGTTGCGCGAGTTGGGTGTGAGGGGCGCCGTGGTGGTTCGGCATGGGACCACGGTGGGGACGAACGCGATGCTGGAGCGCAAAGGCGCGCGCGTGGCGTTTGTGACGACGGCGGGATTCGAAGACACGATTGCGATTGGAAGACAGGCAAGGGCGAAGCTGTATGACTGGTTCCAGCCGGCGCCAGTGTGCCTTGTGCCGGCGGGGTTGCGATTCGGAGTGGAGGAGCGGACGAGCGCGGAAGGCGAGCGGTTGCGGGTTCCTTCTAAGGAGCAGTTGAAGCGACTGGTGGAGCGAGTGCGCGCGGCCGGTGTGGATGCGATTGCGTTATCACTGCTGTTCTCGTTTGCGAATGATGCCAATGAACGCACGGTGGCGGCGGCGCTGGACGGGCTTGGATTGCCGCTGAGTTTGTCACACAAGATTCTGCCGGAATTTCGCGAGTATGAGCGCGGTTCGACGGTGGTGGCGAATGCGTATCTGGCGCCACTGGTGGGGAGGTACCTGGGCAAGCTGGCGGGTGCGATTGAAGGGGAGGCGAGTTCGTGTGCGATTTCCTGGTCGAGGTTGGGCTCGAGGCTGGAGGTGATGCAGTCGTCGGGCGGGATCATTTCGGCGCGGGTGGCGGCGGAGGAGCCGGTGCGCACGGTGCTGTCTGGGCCGGCGGGTGGTGTGGTGGGCGCTTACAAACTGGCGAGTGCCGCGGGGTTCGAGCGGATTATCGGGTTTGACATGGGCGGGACATCGACCGATGTGTGCCTGGTGGATGCGGGCGCGGGCGGGCTGCGGATCAGCAACGAGTCGGTGGTGTCAGGCGTGCCGCTGGGCGTTCCGATGCTCGATATTCACACGGCGGGTGCGGGCGGCGGATCCCTGGCGCGGTTTGATGCAGGCGGGATGCTGCGCGTGGGTCCGGAATCGGCGGGCGCGATGCCGGGGCCGATCTGCTACGGGCGCGGCGAGCTGCCGACGGTGACGGATGCGAACTTGATTCTGGGAAGGCTGGATACGGAGAGCTTTCTGGGGGGTGCGGTCAAACTCGATCTGGAACGCACGCGCCATTTCATGGAGCAGGCAAAGGGGCCGCTCGCGAGTGTCGAGGCGTTCGCGGCGGGGATTCTGCGCGTGATTGAGACGGAGATGGCGAAGGCGATTCGCGTGATCTCAATTGAGCGCGGGTTCGATCCGCGAGATTTTGCGCTGGTGGCATTTGGCGGTGGCGGGCCGGTGCATGCGTGCGCGCTGGCGCGCGCGCTACGGGTCCCGCGGGTGCTGGTGCCGATGCTTCCGGGTGCGCTGTCGGCCGTGGGAATTCTGCTCGCGGATACGATGCGCGAGTATTCGCGGACCGTGATGCTGCCGCTGGGTGCGGAGATCGACGCTGTGTTCACGGAGATGGAGCGCGGGGGGCGCGAGGAGTTCGAGCGCGAGGGACTGGAGGGAGTCAGTCAGAGGTCGTGCGATTTGCGTTATCGCGGCCAGGGGTATGAGTTGAATGTGCCGTTCGGTAAATCGATGGCGGAAGAGTTTCATCGACTGCATGAGCGGCGGTACGGATTTGCAAGCGCTGAGCGGCCGGTGGAGATTGTGAATGTGCGGGTGCGGATGGTTGCACCCGCGCCTGCATTCGAGCAGATGCGCGAAAAGGTGCATGAGGGTGATGGAGGGCATGCGCTGGTGTCGACGCGCGATGTGTACTTTGAGGGCGAGTGGGTTGCGACGGGTGTGTACGATCGCGAGCGGTTGCGGGCGGGGGATGTGTTTGTCGGGCCAGCGATTGTGACGGAGTACAGTTCGGCGACTGTGGTGCCGAGGGGCGATGTGCTGCGGGTGGATGAGTTGCGGAATCTGGTGATCGAGGTGCGCGCATGA
- a CDS encoding D-hexose-6-phosphate mutarotase, with protein sequence MEPLSHIDALNHRFGIDGIAQIVSGKGGLPVVQITSPAAHAEVSLYGAQVLSWRPAGQEEVLFLSKQSHFESGKAIRGGIPVCFPWFRAKADNPKAPTHGFVRTREWRLDSLSVDDDGSVTLVCLTSSDDSTRALWRHDFLVAYRIRIASTLRLELSVMNRGTSPLRFEEALHSYFRVGDIHQARVHGLDAVTYLDNTDGNKSKRQDGSLALAAPTDNAYIDTEAPAEILDPVLHRRLRTEKLHSSTTIVWNPWQQGAAALSDLGNDEWQHMLCVEAGNILSAAVSLAPGEEHTMRSTLSIHPE encoded by the coding sequence ATGGAACCTCTCTCCCACATCGACGCACTCAACCACCGCTTCGGCATCGACGGCATCGCGCAAATCGTCTCCGGCAAGGGCGGTCTCCCCGTCGTCCAAATCACCAGCCCCGCCGCCCATGCGGAAGTCTCCCTCTATGGCGCGCAGGTTCTCAGCTGGCGACCCGCCGGCCAGGAAGAAGTCCTCTTCCTCAGCAAGCAGTCGCACTTCGAATCCGGCAAAGCCATCCGCGGCGGCATTCCCGTCTGCTTCCCTTGGTTCCGGGCTAAGGCCGACAACCCGAAAGCCCCCACCCACGGATTCGTCCGCACCCGCGAGTGGCGTCTCGACTCGCTCAGCGTCGACGATGACGGCTCCGTCACCCTGGTCTGCCTCACCTCCAGCGACGACTCCACCCGCGCCCTCTGGCGTCACGACTTCCTCGTCGCCTACCGCATCCGCATCGCCTCGACGCTCCGCCTCGAACTCAGCGTCATGAACCGCGGCACAAGCCCGCTCCGATTCGAAGAAGCCCTGCACTCCTACTTCCGCGTCGGCGACATCCACCAGGCCCGCGTCCACGGACTCGATGCCGTCACCTACCTCGACAACACTGACGGCAATAAGTCCAAGCGCCAGGACGGCTCCCTCGCCCTCGCGGCCCCTACTGACAACGCCTACATCGACACCGAAGCGCCGGCCGAGATCCTCGATCCAGTCCTCCACCGCCGCCTACGCACCGAGAAGCTTCACTCCTCCACCACCATCGTGTGGAACCCCTGGCAGCAAGGCGCCGCAGCTCTCTCCGACCTCGGCAACGACGAGTGGCAGCACATGCTCTGCGTTGAAGCTGGCAACATCCTTAGCGCCGCCGTCTCCCTCGCCCCCGGCGAAGAACACACCATGCGCTCCACTCTCTCCATCCATCCCGAATAG
- a CDS encoding alpha-L-fucosidase — MSDFIRYRNSKAGMGTARCAILVIACSVLMSSSGYLTAQCAGEGGNSLGFDMAPETSQRVVEDAVKQIPTPMAPGPVKPTWESLQENYKVPAWFRGAKLGIFMHFGIFSVPAHGNEWYEKFLYAGGDDSVLKVLGGNDFALKANDGPNSTRAWHTQHFGPPEKFGYKDFIPMFKAEHFDADAWATLFKKAGAQYVMPGAQHHENFAMWDSKVTPFNSMQMGPKRDIIGELAVAVRKHGMKLGVANHGIENFEFINPPHELAEKMKAEKVDLYDPKWADFYNYADRSNAAMKRFLVNWYERNVELIDKYQPDLIYFDNGVDQRHIDPLKLELAAYYYNRAKSWGKEVSFTTKKAAFAPSGTNTKTIASILDFEGGPPDGIRNGSWVVDRPIGTNSWGYVEGLKANSPETVIGWLVDTVSKNGTLLLNVSPKADGTIPQDQQDTLLALGKWLDTNGEAIYDTHAWTKFEEKGQDHIYFTVKKDDLFAIVMGKSGGSNVTISSLPQGGPAGSVHSVTLLGGEPQRFKQDASGLVVSLSAPTQAHEAFVLKITGLKTNADTYTDSGNPSCACGRPE, encoded by the coding sequence ATGAGCGACTTTATTCGTTATCGGAATTCGAAGGCGGGCATGGGCACGGCGAGGTGCGCAATTCTGGTGATCGCCTGTTCTGTGCTGATGAGTTCTTCCGGGTACCTGACAGCGCAGTGTGCAGGCGAGGGTGGGAATAGCCTGGGGTTCGATATGGCTCCGGAGACGAGCCAGCGTGTGGTGGAAGACGCGGTCAAGCAGATCCCGACGCCGATGGCTCCCGGACCGGTGAAGCCAACATGGGAGTCGCTCCAGGAGAACTACAAGGTTCCGGCCTGGTTCAGAGGAGCGAAGCTCGGTATCTTCATGCACTTTGGCATCTTCTCAGTGCCGGCGCACGGCAATGAGTGGTACGAGAAGTTCCTCTATGCGGGCGGGGATGACAGTGTGCTGAAGGTGCTCGGTGGGAACGACTTCGCTCTCAAAGCCAATGACGGTCCAAACAGCACGCGCGCATGGCACACACAGCACTTTGGGCCACCGGAGAAGTTCGGATACAAGGACTTCATCCCCATGTTCAAGGCGGAGCATTTTGATGCCGATGCCTGGGCAACGCTGTTCAAGAAGGCAGGCGCCCAATACGTGATGCCTGGTGCTCAGCACCACGAGAACTTCGCCATGTGGGATAGCAAGGTGACGCCGTTCAACTCCATGCAGATGGGGCCGAAGCGGGACATCATTGGCGAACTCGCTGTGGCCGTGCGGAAGCACGGAATGAAGCTGGGAGTGGCGAATCACGGGATCGAAAACTTCGAGTTCATCAATCCTCCGCATGAACTAGCCGAGAAAATGAAGGCCGAAAAGGTCGACCTGTACGATCCGAAGTGGGCTGACTTCTACAACTACGCAGACCGCAGCAATGCGGCTATGAAGCGCTTCCTGGTGAACTGGTATGAGCGCAATGTGGAACTCATCGACAAGTACCAGCCCGACCTCATCTACTTCGATAACGGCGTGGACCAGCGGCACATTGATCCGTTGAAGCTGGAGCTTGCCGCTTACTATTACAACCGCGCGAAGAGCTGGGGCAAAGAGGTCTCATTCACCACCAAGAAAGCAGCGTTCGCGCCCTCCGGAACGAATACGAAAACGATCGCCTCCATTCTGGATTTTGAAGGAGGGCCGCCGGACGGCATCCGCAACGGCTCGTGGGTTGTGGACCGGCCGATCGGCACGAATAGCTGGGGGTACGTGGAGGGGCTCAAGGCCAATTCACCCGAGACAGTGATTGGGTGGCTGGTGGACACAGTAAGCAAGAACGGCACACTGCTGCTGAATGTCTCGCCTAAGGCGGATGGAACCATTCCTCAGGATCAGCAGGATACCCTCCTGGCCCTCGGCAAATGGCTCGATACCAACGGCGAGGCGATCTACGATACCCACGCCTGGACCAAGTTCGAGGAGAAGGGCCAGGACCACATCTACTTCACGGTGAAGAAGGATGATCTGTTTGCGATCGTGATGGGCAAGAGCGGTGGGAGCAACGTCACTATCAGTTCACTGCCGCAGGGTGGACCCGCGGGATCTGTCCACTCTGTGACGCTGCTGGGAGGCGAACCGCAGCGGTTCAAGCAGGATGCTTCGGGACTGGTCGTGAGCCTGTCCGCACCGACGCAAGCCCATGAGGCATTCGTGCTGAAGATCACGGGACTGAAGACGAATGCGGACACGTATACGGATTCAGGAAATCCGTCGTGCGCATGCGGGCGGCCGGAGTAG
- a CDS encoding ABC transporter permease: MSWFPSFGFQRRKRELQEEIDAHLQMAIADRVERGETPEAARQAASREFGNVPLVQDVTREMWGRGWFEQLGRDVRYALRQLRKSPGFTITATVMLTVAICANSTVFSWIDGTMLRPIPGARDTGDLVSLQRGERNFSPVPPFSYLDYRDLREQNHSLSGMLAFHHDWTTLTGGAQPERAYIANVTANYFDVLGIKPVLGRFFLPEEETRPDAVPNVVLGYSVWKMRYAADPAIVGKSIEIARHPVTVIGVAPEGFVGAMPGLRDDLWITLDPLGTSAWRMTHRSGGAVWLNVIGRLRPGVSRDQAAQDLDTLMQHIVAAYPNDHLGENRISLDPMWRSPFGANGFMAATLPILLAFAAVVLLLTSANVATLTLVRFVSRRRELAIRQSLGANRMQLVRQMVLEGVMLSIVAGAGALALTTWTSKTFAWFFRASSGPTTLNGRMDHNVVIGIAVFSLLAGIFCGALPAWRSSHAPAIEVLKAESGSISGGSRNRRLLSALVVAQIALSLPLLLCSGLLLRTLRNLAGANPGFEQDHILTASVGLNIAGYSGDEEQLIRHKILDRVSVLPGVKVASFTDWIPMSLSHKGDDAYPEGYVPHPHESLEVYHAEVGPRYFESLRIPILEGREFTPDDGEKAPRVMIVDQTAARRYWPGQDPLGKKLMVWGRPFTVVGVAKNSIHMLMNESPEPMVYMSFFQAGYETIVQVKTEGNPADLAPAVENAIHTIDTRLPVFDVRPMRETTQLASSFAVIESTLAGMFALIGLVLAATGIYGVVAYRTQMRTHEIGVRMALGASRVDVLRLVLLQGLGLTGIGLALGLAFALALTRFIARLLYGIGANDPVTVVSVVMLLGAMSLLACYLPARRAMRRNPVSAIREL, from the coding sequence GTGAGTTGGTTTCCGAGCTTCGGTTTTCAGCGGCGCAAGCGCGAGTTGCAGGAAGAGATCGATGCGCACCTGCAGATGGCGATTGCCGATCGAGTGGAGCGTGGCGAGACGCCGGAGGCAGCGCGACAAGCTGCGTCGAGGGAGTTCGGAAACGTTCCACTAGTGCAGGACGTGACGCGCGAGATGTGGGGCCGGGGCTGGTTTGAACAACTGGGCCGGGATGTTCGCTATGCGTTGCGACAGCTGCGCAAGAGTCCCGGCTTTACGATCACCGCGACAGTGATGCTCACGGTAGCCATCTGCGCCAACAGCACCGTATTTAGCTGGATTGACGGCACGATGTTGCGTCCGATTCCGGGCGCGCGGGACACAGGAGATCTTGTGAGCCTGCAGCGGGGGGAACGTAACTTCTCTCCGGTTCCGCCTTTCTCGTATCTCGACTATCGCGATCTGCGCGAGCAGAATCATAGCCTCTCCGGAATGCTTGCCTTTCATCATGATTGGACCACGCTGACTGGGGGAGCGCAGCCGGAGCGCGCCTATATTGCGAACGTGACGGCGAACTACTTCGACGTGCTCGGCATCAAGCCGGTGCTGGGACGTTTCTTTCTGCCTGAAGAAGAGACGCGTCCAGATGCCGTTCCCAACGTCGTCCTGGGTTACTCGGTCTGGAAGATGCGTTATGCCGCAGACCCGGCAATTGTGGGTAAGTCGATCGAGATCGCCCGGCATCCTGTGACCGTGATCGGTGTGGCGCCGGAGGGGTTTGTAGGAGCAATGCCCGGGCTGCGTGACGATCTGTGGATAACGCTCGATCCGCTCGGGACGAGTGCGTGGCGGATGACCCATCGCAGTGGTGGTGCGGTCTGGCTGAACGTAATAGGAAGATTGCGGCCGGGAGTGAGCCGTGACCAGGCAGCCCAGGATCTCGACACACTGATGCAACACATTGTGGCGGCGTACCCGAATGATCATCTGGGCGAGAACCGGATATCACTGGATCCCATGTGGCGCTCGCCATTCGGCGCCAACGGATTCATGGCGGCGACGTTGCCCATCCTGCTGGCCTTCGCTGCTGTGGTGCTGTTGCTGACCAGCGCGAACGTTGCGACCCTCACCCTGGTGCGATTTGTATCCCGGCGGCGTGAGCTTGCAATCCGGCAGTCGCTCGGGGCGAATCGCATGCAACTGGTGCGGCAGATGGTGCTGGAGGGCGTGATGCTTTCCATCGTCGCAGGAGCCGGGGCCCTCGCGTTGACAACGTGGACATCGAAGACATTTGCATGGTTCTTTCGGGCGAGCTCGGGTCCTACCACCCTGAACGGGAGAATGGACCACAACGTGGTGATCGGGATTGCGGTGTTTTCGCTGTTGGCCGGCATATTCTGCGGCGCGCTCCCTGCCTGGCGTTCGTCGCACGCTCCGGCCATTGAGGTACTCAAGGCTGAGTCCGGAAGTATCTCCGGCGGCTCACGTAACCGGAGGTTGCTCAGCGCGCTGGTGGTGGCGCAAATCGCGCTTTCACTCCCTCTGCTGTTGTGCTCCGGGCTACTGCTGCGAACACTGAGGAACCTCGCCGGCGCGAATCCCGGATTTGAGCAGGACCACATTCTCACTGCGTCCGTGGGTCTGAATATCGCCGGCTACAGCGGCGACGAGGAACAGCTGATCCGTCATAAGATTTTGGATCGCGTGTCGGTACTGCCCGGCGTGAAGGTTGCGTCGTTTACGGACTGGATTCCGATGAGCCTTAGCCACAAGGGGGACGATGCGTATCCGGAAGGATATGTGCCACATCCCCACGAATCTTTGGAGGTGTACCACGCCGAGGTGGGCCCGCGGTACTTCGAATCCCTACGAATACCCATTTTGGAAGGACGCGAGTTTACACCGGATGACGGTGAAAAGGCTCCGAGGGTAATGATCGTAGATCAGACCGCTGCGAGGCGCTACTGGCCAGGGCAGGATCCGCTGGGAAAGAAACTCATGGTGTGGGGCCGCCCTTTCACGGTAGTAGGCGTCGCGAAAAATTCGATACATATGTTAATGAATGAGTCACCGGAACCTATGGTGTATATGAGCTTTTTTCAGGCGGGGTACGAGACGATCGTGCAGGTGAAGACCGAGGGAAATCCGGCCGACCTGGCGCCTGCGGTGGAAAACGCCATCCACACAATCGATACACGGCTGCCGGTTTTCGACGTGCGGCCCATGCGAGAGACCACCCAGTTGGCGAGCAGCTTCGCCGTAATCGAGAGCACCCTGGCGGGCATGTTCGCTCTGATCGGGCTGGTTCTCGCGGCAACCGGAATCTACGGAGTCGTGGCCTATCGAACCCAGATGCGCACCCACGAGATCGGAGTGCGAATGGCTCTGGGCGCTTCACGCGTGGATGTGCTGAGACTCGTGCTGCTGCAGGGATTGGGTCTCACAGGCATCGGGCTTGCGCTGGGATTGGCGTTCGCGTTGGCACTGACACGTTTCATCGCCCGGCTGTTGTACGGAATCGGAGCCAACGATCCCGTCACCGTCGTATCCGTCGTCATGCTCCTGGGAGCAATGTCGTTGCTGGCATGCTATCTTCCCGCGCGTCGAGCGATGCGCCGGAACCCCGTGAGTGCGATTCGCGAACTGTGA